TGGCGGCCTATCTGACCGCCAAGCTGCGGCTGTTTTCCGAAGTTGTCGACCCGAACGGCATCGCGGTGATCTGGCAAGACGATGAAGCGTCCGACCGGGTCATCGACCTTGCGCGCGAACGTGGCTTGCAGTTGATGGGCATCGGTACGCGCGGCGCAACGCTGCGTTTGATCAGCCGTATTCCGACACAACTGGGCCAGACGCTGACGGTCGTCCATGAGGATGTCGAGCATAAGATTATGCTGCCGTTGATCGGCGCTTATCAGGCCGCCAACGCCCTGATGGCGGCTGGTCTGGTGATTGCGACGGGCGGGAATCCCATGACAACCCTGGCCAATCTGTCGCGACTGCAACCGGTCCGTGGACGGCTGGAGCGGGCGGTCATCACTCGTGCGGGCGCACCGGTCTATGTCGATTATGCCCATACGCCCGATGCTCTGGCAGCAGCGATCAGTGCGCTGAAACCCCATGCCGTCGGTCGCCTGATCCTTGTCATGGGCGCGGGTGGCGATCGTGATGCCGGTAAGCGCCCTGAAATGGGCCTGATTGCCGAAGCAATGGCCGACCGCGTTATCGTGACAGACGATAATCCCCGCAGCGAAGACCCCGAAGCCATCCGCCATGCAATCATGTCGAAAGCACCCGAAGCCACCGAAATCGGGGACCGCCGCCGGGCCATCGCCGCGGCCATTGCCGAGGCCGGACCGGGCGATATCGTCCTGATCGCGGGCAAGGGGCATGAAACCGGGCAAGTGGTCGGTGCCGGAGACGATCAGCGCATATTGCCGTTCGACGATGTTCAGGTTGCGCGGGACTGTGCGGCATGACCGCACTCTGGACTTCTGAAGCCATAGCTAAGGCAATCGGCGGTGTGGCATCCGAATCCTTTGCCGCAACCGGTGTCGCATTCGATTCCCGTGAGATTGGGGCTGGCGACCTGTTCGTCGCAATGCCCGGTGAAGTCACCGATGGGCACCGCTTCATCGAAGGTGCATTTGCGCACGGAGCATCGGGCGCGATCGTTTCGCAGCCCGTTGCACATCCACATATATTGGTGGCCGATACAGCCGCCGTACTGGACGCCCTGGGGGTCGCATCCCGGCGGAGAACGGCAGCAAAGATTGCCGGAGTAACGGGGTCGGTTGGAAAGACCGGCACCAAGGAAGCGCTGGCCGCCGCCCTCGGGCGGTGGCCGGACACTAAAGTCCACAAATCGGTCAAGAGCTACAACAACCACACGGGCGTACCTCTCAGCCTGTCGCGGATGGCCGCCGACAGCGATTTTGCGGTGTTCGAGATGGGAATGAACCACGCGGGCGAACTGTCGGGGCTGACCCGTATGGTGCGTCCGCATGTTGCTATCGTCACCGCAATTGCTCCGGCGCACATCGAATTCTTTGCATCGGAAGCGGCGATTGCCGATGCGAAGGCTGAAATCTTTCAGGGGATCGAACCCGGCGGCACGGCGATTATCCCGTTCGATAGCCCTCACCGTGATCGGCTGGTCGGACACGCCCGTGAGCTTGGCGTTCATGTCGTGACGTTCGGGATGGGCACCGGGGCAGATGTCCACGCGCGCGAAGCCATGCCGACGGCGGGCGGCACGCTCATCACTGCGACTTTGCCGGATGCCGAACTGTGCTTCACTGTCGGACAGGTGGGCGACCACTGGGTGTCCAATGCGCTTGCGGTTATCGCGGCGGTGCAGGCGCTCGGTGGCGATCTGGCGGCTGCGGGGCTGGCGCTGGCCGAACTGGAGGGGCTTGCCGGACGTGGCGCACGTAAAACTATCCGCGCCGGAAGTGGAACCGCGCTGCTGATTGACGAAAGCTATAATGCCAATGCGGCATCGATGGTCGCGACGCTGGCCGTCCTTGGTCGCCAGACTGCGACGCGCCGCATTGCCGTTCTTGGTGAGATGCGCGAGCTTGGCACCGAAAGCGAACGTCTCCATGCCGCGATCGCCGAGCCGCTGCTGGCAGCCAACGTCGATTTTGCACTTCTCGTCGGACCGGGCATGGTCGCACTCGCCAAGGCGCTTGAGGGGAGGGTGGAGTTCCGCCATGTGCCCGACGCCGCCGCTGCGCGCGACCTGATCGAGTCGGTCATTGCCCCCGGCGATGCGATCCTCGTCAAGGGATCGAACGGGGTCGGCCTTTCCACGCTTGTCGATGCTCTGGGGGCTGCCTGATGCTTTATGTAATCGCCGATATGATGGGCTTCCCCGGCGTCCTGAATCTGTTGCGATATTTAAGCTTTCGCACCGGAGGCGCTGTAACCACGGCTCTTGTTCTCGGCTTGTTGATCGGCCCGCGCTTCATCGGCTGGCTCCGTGTGCGTCAGGGCAAGGGGCAGCCGATCCGCGCCGATGGTCCTGCTACGCACCTTGCAAAAGTCGGCACCCCGACGATGGGCGGGCTGATGATCCTGACCTCGCTTGGTGTTTCCAGCCTGTTGTGGATGGACTTGACCAACCCCTATGTCTGGGCCTGCATCCTCGTCACTTTCGGCTTCGGAGCCATCGGCTTCATGGACGATTGGGACAAAGTGCGGAAAAACAGCCATGCTGGCGTGTCTGGCCGCGTTCGTTTGCTGGGTGAGTTCGCCATTGCGATCATCGCCGCATGGATTATCACAAAGCATAACGGCACCGAACTTTATGTGCCGTTTTTCAGCAGTTTTCACCCCGATCTCGGTGTTTTCTACATCCTGTTTGCCGCATTCACGATGGTCGCGTTCGGTAATGCGGTGAACCTGACCGATGGTCTGGACGGACTGGCGACGATGCCGGTCATCATCGCCAGTGTTGCTTTCATGACGATCGTTTACCTCGCAGGTAACGCCAAGTTTGCCGTCTATCTCGGCATCCCGCACGTTCCCGGAGCCGGTGATCTGGCGATCTTCTGCGGCGGCATCGTCGGGGCGGGCCTTGCGTTCCTATGGTTCAACGCTCCCCCGGCAGCAGTGTTCATGGGTGACACCGGCAGCCTCGCTCTCGGCGGCGCTCTTGGTGCAATCGCGGTAACCGCGCACCATGAGATCGTGCTGGGGATCATCGGGGGCTGTTCGTCGTCGAGGCGATGTCGGTTATCATTCAGGTGTTCTTCTACAAGCGCACGGGCAAGCGTGTGTTCAAAATGGCACCGATCCACCATCATTTCGAACAACTCGGCTGGGCCGAGGCAACGGTTGTCATCCGTTTCTGGATCATCAGCTTCGTGCTGGCGCTCGCGGGTCTCGCGACCCTGAAACTCAGGTGATCACCAGCACCGCCTTTCGCGGCAAACGCTATGCGGTGCTTGGACTTGCGCGTTCGGGACGGGCGACTGTCGATGCTCTGCTGACGAGCGGGGCGGAGGTTGTTGCGTGGGATTCGAATGAGGATGCGCGTGAGGCGCTTGTCAGGAACGCCGAGCTTAGTTTCGCCGACCCACTCGAAACCGATCTGACCGGTTTCGCAGGCGTCGTCGTATCCCCCGGCGTCCCCCTGAACCGCCATCCCATCGCGGCTCATGCCGCAAAGTTTGGCGTACCCGTAATCGGTGACATCGAACTTTTCGCTCAGGGCCGTGCCGAACTGCCTCCGCATAAGGTTGTCGGCATCACTGGGACTAACGGCAAATCAACCACGACCGCGCTGGTGCATCACATCCTGCAATCGTCGGGCGTGCCGACGATGATGGGCGGCAACATCGGGCTGCCGATTCTTGGGCAGGAGCCGT
This genomic stretch from Sphingomonas paeninsulae harbors:
- a CDS encoding UDP-N-acetylmuramoyl-L-alanyl-D-glutamate--2,6-diaminopimelate ligase, with product MRLDTLLETVGLESIAPQEVTGFAIDHRKVAPGTVFGAFKGARFNGEDYIPAAIAAGAIAVVTCAGVEVDGAVAVIADEPRRTFALLAAKFFAPFPRTTVAVTGTNGKTSTVELTRQLWRMAGHHAASIGTLGVTTGDETVTTGLTTPDIVTFLSNMAGLAREGVTHAAFEASSHGLHQYRTEGLPVAAAGFTNLSRDHLDYHGDMAAYLTAKLRLFSEVVDPNGIAVIWQDDEASDRVIDLARERGLQLMGIGTRGATLRLISRIPTQLGQTLTVVHEDVEHKIMLPLIGAYQAANALMAAGLVIATGGNPMTTLANLSRLQPVRGRLERAVITRAGAPVYVDYAHTPDALAAAISALKPHAVGRLILVMGAGGDRDAGKRPEMGLIAEAMADRVIVTDDNPRSEDPEAIRHAIMSKAPEATEIGDRRRAIAAAIAEAGPGDIVLIAGKGHETGQVVGAGDDQRILPFDDVQVARDCAA
- a CDS encoding UDP-N-acetylmuramoyl-tripeptide--D-alanyl-D-alanine ligase, whose amino-acid sequence is MTALWTSEAIAKAIGGVASESFAATGVAFDSREIGAGDLFVAMPGEVTDGHRFIEGAFAHGASGAIVSQPVAHPHILVADTAAVLDALGVASRRRTAAKIAGVTGSVGKTGTKEALAAALGRWPDTKVHKSVKSYNNHTGVPLSLSRMAADSDFAVFEMGMNHAGELSGLTRMVRPHVAIVTAIAPAHIEFFASEAAIADAKAEIFQGIEPGGTAIIPFDSPHRDRLVGHARELGVHVVTFGMGTGADVHAREAMPTAGGTLITATLPDAELCFTVGQVGDHWVSNALAVIAAVQALGGDLAAAGLALAELEGLAGRGARKTIRAGSGTALLIDESYNANAASMVATLAVLGRQTATRRIAVLGEMRELGTESERLHAAIAEPLLAANVDFALLVGPGMVALAKALEGRVEFRHVPDAAAARDLIESVIAPGDAILVKGSNGVGLSTLVDALGAA